In Phaeobacter gallaeciensis DSM 26640, a genomic segment contains:
- a CDS encoding phage major capsid protein: MSHTQSHSDPTAHPDAAPQEVKQAVADFVHNFNGFKDKITLKLKQTEERMTMLDRKSHFANRPPLAAADAGAAPHQKALDAYLRSGDDAALRGLDLDAKAMNTTVNGDGGYLVDPQTAESVKAVLSSTASIRAVASVVTVEATSYDVLIDHGDVGHGWANETGAVTETSTPVIDRITIPLHELSALPKASQRLLDDSAFDIEGWLAGRIADKFSRAEAAAFIMGDGNDKPTGILYHPVVANDSWSWGNLGYITTGVEGDIGDGDAIIDLVYALGAQYRANASFLMNSKTAGLLRKLKDADGRFLWSDGLAAAEPARLMGYPVVIAEDMPDADVNGYAVAFGDFVAGYTIAERPDLRVLRDPFSAKPHVLFYATKRVGGDVSDFAAIKLLKFGLS; this comes from the coding sequence CCACCCCGATGCGGCCCCGCAGGAGGTCAAGCAGGCCGTTGCCGACTTCGTGCATAATTTCAATGGGTTCAAAGACAAAATTACCCTGAAACTGAAACAGACAGAAGAGCGTATGACCATGCTGGATCGCAAATCTCACTTTGCCAATCGCCCCCCGCTTGCCGCCGCTGATGCGGGCGCGGCCCCCCATCAAAAGGCGCTGGATGCCTATCTTCGTTCCGGCGATGATGCCGCCCTGCGCGGTCTTGATCTGGATGCCAAGGCGATGAACACCACCGTCAATGGCGATGGCGGCTATCTGGTGGATCCGCAGACTGCCGAGAGCGTGAAAGCGGTGCTCTCCAGCACCGCCTCAATCCGGGCTGTGGCCTCCGTGGTGACGGTGGAGGCGACCTCTTATGACGTGCTCATTGACCATGGCGATGTGGGGCACGGCTGGGCCAATGAGACCGGCGCCGTGACCGAAACATCCACCCCGGTGATCGACCGGATCACCATCCCGCTGCATGAACTCAGCGCGCTGCCCAAGGCCTCACAGCGGCTGCTGGATGACAGTGCCTTTGATATCGAGGGCTGGCTGGCAGGACGTATCGCAGATAAATTCTCCCGTGCGGAGGCCGCCGCCTTCATCATGGGGGACGGTAATGACAAGCCAACCGGCATCCTCTACCACCCGGTGGTGGCCAATGACAGTTGGAGCTGGGGCAACCTCGGCTATATCACCACCGGTGTTGAGGGCGATATCGGCGATGGCGATGCGATCATTGATCTGGTCTATGCGCTTGGCGCGCAGTATCGCGCCAACGCCAGCTTTCTGATGAATTCCAAAACCGCAGGCCTGCTGCGCAAGCTGAAGGACGCTGATGGCCGCTTCTTGTGGTCCGATGGTCTGGCTGCAGCGGAACCGGCGCGGCTGATGGGCTATCCCGTTGTCATTGCTGAGGATATGCCCGACGCGGATGTGAACGGCTATGCCGTGGCCTTTGGCGATTTCGTGGCCGGCTATACCATTGCCGAACGCCCGGATCTGCGGGTGTTGCGCGATCCCTTCAGCGCCAAGCCGCATGTGCTGTTTTATGCCACCAAACGTGTGGGCGGCGATGTCAGCGATTTTGCTGCCATCAAACTGCTGAAATTCGGCCTGAGCTGA
- a CDS encoding head-tail connector protein, with protein MMLSEVTPVPEAALPQEAFKAHLRLGTGFDEAGLQEAVLISFLRAAIAAIEARTGKVLLARDFLLTLSTWRDPQVQALPLAPVQMIQSVTLVGSDGVEVLLEAGRYRLEPDSQQPRLRPVGGPLPVIASGGELRILIRAGMANSWAALPGDLAQAVLMLAAHYYEFRDDTRLQGGCMPFGVTSLIERYRALRVSLGVGAAGDRGFGGNFGPGADA; from the coding sequence ATGATGTTAAGCGAAGTGACACCGGTGCCAGAGGCAGCCCTGCCGCAAGAGGCGTTCAAGGCGCATCTGCGTCTGGGCACCGGGTTTGATGAGGCGGGTTTGCAGGAGGCGGTATTGATCAGCTTCCTGCGCGCGGCCATCGCGGCGATTGAGGCACGCACCGGCAAGGTATTGCTGGCGCGGGATTTTCTGCTGACGCTTTCGACCTGGCGCGATCCGCAGGTGCAGGCCTTGCCGCTGGCGCCGGTGCAGATGATCCAATCGGTCACGCTGGTTGGCTCCGACGGGGTCGAAGTGCTGCTGGAGGCCGGGCGCTACCGGCTGGAACCGGACAGCCAGCAGCCCCGGCTGCGCCCGGTTGGTGGGCCACTGCCGGTGATTGCCAGTGGGGGTGAACTGCGGATCCTGATCCGGGCCGGCATGGCCAACAGCTGGGCGGCGCTGCCCGGTGATCTCGCCCAGGCGGTGCTGATGCTGGCGGCGCATTACTATGAATTCCGCGATGATACCCGGTTGCAGGGCGGGTGCATGCCCTTTGGTGTGACCAGCCTGATTGAGCGTTACCGCGCCTTGCGGGTGAGCTTGGGGGTGGGGGCTGCTGGGGACCGTGGCTTTGGCGGTAACTTCGGGCCGGGAGCAGACGCATGA
- a CDS encoding head-tail adaptor protein, translating into MSRRTTARRASAATPRLNRCLALEDPRRTSDGAGGFLEAWQLLGHHWCEMRALTGRSTDQSGTSLSLQRYRITLRAHPTGSPARPRPDQRLRDGARIFRIDAVAEGDPDGRFLTCFATEETSA; encoded by the coding sequence ATGAGCCGCCGCACCACCGCGCGCCGCGCATCCGCCGCCACACCACGTCTCAACCGCTGTCTGGCGCTGGAAGATCCACGCCGCACCTCGGACGGCGCGGGCGGGTTTCTTGAGGCGTGGCAATTGCTTGGCCACCATTGGTGCGAGATGCGCGCGCTCACCGGGCGCAGCACCGATCAATCCGGCACCAGTCTTTCGTTACAACGCTATCGGATCACCCTGCGCGCTCATCCCACTGGCAGCCCGGCCCGGCCACGTCCCGACCAGCGCCTGCGCGATGGCGCCCGGATTTTTCGCATCGATGCGGTGGCCGAAGGCGACCCCGATGGCCGCTTCCTGACCTGTTTTGCGACCGAGGAGACAAGCGCATGA
- a CDS encoding DUF3168 domain-containing protein, whose product MTYALALPLQEALFQHLSADPDLTAALNGAVYDALPAGTLPQTYVTLGPEEVRDRSDRSGAGAHHRVEINVHTDTAGFAGAKAIAALICDSLTAAASALTLSRGRLVGLWFERANASRNTSGGRQIRLRFAARLEDI is encoded by the coding sequence ATGACCTATGCCCTGGCCCTGCCATTGCAGGAGGCGCTGTTCCAGCATCTGAGCGCCGACCCCGATCTGACCGCAGCGCTGAATGGCGCAGTTTATGATGCGCTGCCTGCCGGCACGCTACCGCAGACCTATGTGACCCTCGGCCCGGAGGAGGTGCGCGACCGCTCAGATCGCAGCGGCGCCGGCGCTCATCACCGGGTGGAGATCAACGTGCACACCGATACCGCCGGCTTTGCCGGGGCCAAGGCGATCGCGGCCTTGATTTGCGATAGCCTGACGGCGGCTGCGTCAGCGCTGACCCTGTCACGCGGGCGGCTGGTGGGGCTGTGGTTTGAGCGCGCAAACGCCAGCCGCAACACCTCCGGTGGCCGTCAGATCCGCCTGCGTTTTGCCGCGCGGCTGGAGGATATCTGA
- a CDS encoding phage major tail protein, TP901-1 family, giving the protein MSVQNGKDLLVKVDMTGDGQFETIAGLRATRISFNAESVDVTSLESQGGWRELLSGAGVRSANISGSGIFRDEGTDERARQLFFDGLTPAFQVIIPDFGIVEGAFQVTALEYAGSHNGEATYELSMASAGALVFTAI; this is encoded by the coding sequence ATGAGTGTCCAAAATGGCAAGGATCTATTGGTCAAAGTCGATATGACCGGCGACGGTCAGTTCGAAACCATCGCGGGGCTGCGCGCCACGCGTATCAGCTTCAACGCTGAAAGCGTCGATGTCACCAGTCTGGAAAGCCAGGGAGGCTGGCGTGAGCTGTTGTCCGGCGCCGGGGTGCGTTCGGCCAATATCTCCGGCTCTGGTATTTTTCGCGACGAAGGCACCGATGAGAGGGCGCGGCAGCTGTTCTTTGACGGGCTGACCCCGGCATTTCAGGTGATCATCCCCGATTTCGGCATTGTCGAAGGCGCGTTTCAGGTGACCGCCTTGGAATATGCCGGCAGCCACAATGGCGAGGCGACCTATGAGCTGTCGATGGCCAGTGCCGGGGCGCTAGTCTTCACGGCCATTTAA
- a CDS encoding gene transfer agent family protein, producing MDPHVQTGSGANPHTGEVALGINGQMLPLKLTLGALAALECELRTGSLIDLVTRFEGGGFSAADVLALLAAGLRGGGHTLSAAELAAVDIDGGPMQAARVAAQLLARSFALPELVTP from the coding sequence ATGGATCCCCATGTGCAGACCGGCTCTGGTGCCAATCCCCACACAGGCGAGGTGGCGCTGGGGATCAACGGCCAGATGCTGCCGCTGAAACTGACCCTTGGCGCACTTGCCGCTTTGGAGTGCGAGTTGCGGACCGGGTCGCTTATTGACCTCGTGACCCGGTTCGAGGGCGGCGGCTTCTCCGCGGCCGATGTGCTGGCGCTGCTGGCGGCAGGGTTGCGCGGCGGCGGTCACACCCTCAGCGCTGCCGAGCTGGCCGCTGTCGATATTGACGGCGGCCCGATGCAGGCGGCGCGGGTCGCTGCACAGCTCCTGGCGCGCAGTTTTGCGCTGCCGGAACTGGTGACCCCATGA
- a CDS encoding rcc01693 family protein, whose amino-acid sequence MTPQQRPTDGQGAGLDWPALIRAGLVGLRLTPDQFWRLTPAELRLMLGQDMGAVPLGRAGLDQLMQAFPDPAAPTPKETGAVSDE is encoded by the coding sequence ATGACGCCCCAGCAGCGCCCCACAGATGGACAAGGAGCCGGGCTTGATTGGCCGGCACTGATACGAGCGGGGCTGGTTGGGCTGCGCCTCACGCCAGATCAGTTCTGGCGCCTCACCCCGGCAGAACTGCGGTTGATGCTGGGACAGGACATGGGCGCGGTGCCACTGGGCCGGGCGGGTCTGGATCAGCTGATGCAGGCCTTTCCCGACCCCGCAGCGCCAACACCCAAAGAAACAGGAGCAGTAAGCGATGAGTGA
- a CDS encoding phage tail tape measure protein, translated as MSDTGLNALDQQSEALSDSLGDAAGMAATFDAELRRVRAAFVATGKDAETLERGMSKGLRRAFDGVVFDGMKLSDALDTMAQSMIQTTYSTAIKPVTSHVGGLLSDGVGKLMSGILPFADGAAFSQGKVMPFAKGGVVTGPVSFPMRGATGLMGEAGPEAILPLTRGADGALGVRSQGGGGTSVVMNIQTPDVQGFQRSQGQIAAQLSRALTRGNRNR; from the coding sequence ATGAGTGACACAGGACTGAATGCGCTGGACCAGCAGAGCGAGGCGCTGAGCGACAGCCTCGGCGATGCGGCAGGTATGGCGGCCACATTCGATGCGGAGCTGCGCCGGGTGCGCGCGGCCTTCGTCGCCACTGGCAAGGATGCCGAGACATTGGAGCGCGGCATGTCCAAAGGGCTGCGCCGCGCCTTTGACGGGGTGGTGTTTGACGGCATGAAACTCTCCGATGCGCTGGACACCATGGCGCAATCGATGATCCAGACCACCTATTCGACCGCCATCAAACCCGTGACCAGCCATGTGGGCGGGCTGCTCTCTGACGGGGTGGGTAAACTGATGAGCGGCATTCTCCCCTTTGCCGATGGGGCGGCGTTTTCGCAAGGAAAGGTGATGCCCTTTGCCAAAGGCGGTGTTGTGACCGGGCCGGTGAGTTTTCCGATGCGCGGCGCAACCGGCCTGATGGGAGAGGCAGGCCCGGAGGCGATCCTGCCGCTGACGCGCGGCGCCGATGGCGCGCTGGGGGTACGCAGCCAGGGCGGCGGCGGCACCTCCGTTGTGATGAATATCCAGACCCCGGATGTGCAGGGGTTTCAACGCAGTCAGGGCCAGATTGCCGCCCAGCTGAGCCGCGCCCTCACGCGTGGCAATCGCAACCGCTGA
- a CDS encoding DUF2460 domain-containing protein produces MNFHEVRFPASLSFGSIGGPERRTDVVTLANGHEERNTPWAHSRRRYDAGLGLRGLEDIEALIAFFEARQGQMYGFRWKDWSDFKSARATQEVAFDDQVIGMGDGEQRVFQLSKTYRSGSYAYQRPIAKPVVGSVRIGIEQDALQEAVDYTLDSTLGTITLAHPPEAGLAVKAGFEFDVPVRFDTDRIQTSVASFQAGDVPNVPVVEVRV; encoded by the coding sequence ATGAATTTTCACGAGGTCAGATTTCCCGCGTCGCTCAGCTTTGGCTCCATTGGCGGGCCGGAGCGCCGCACCGATGTGGTCACGCTCGCCAATGGGCATGAGGAACGTAACACCCCCTGGGCCCACTCACGCCGCCGCTATGATGCGGGGCTGGGCCTTCGGGGGCTGGAGGATATCGAGGCGCTGATCGCCTTTTTCGAGGCGCGGCAGGGCCAGATGTATGGATTTCGCTGGAAGGATTGGTCGGATTTCAAATCCGCCCGCGCCACGCAGGAGGTGGCCTTCGATGATCAGGTGATTGGCATGGGCGACGGGGAACAGCGGGTGTTTCAGCTGAGCAAGACCTATCGTTCCGGAAGCTATGCCTATCAGCGCCCGATTGCGAAACCAGTGGTGGGCAGCGTGCGCATCGGGATTGAGCAGGACGCCCTGCAGGAGGCGGTGGATTACACGCTCGACAGCACGCTGGGGACGATCACGCTGGCGCATCCGCCGGAGGCCGGTCTGGCGGTGAAGGCAGGGTTTGAATTTGATGTGCCGGTGCGTTTTGACACCGACCGCATTCAGACCAGCGTGGCGTCCTTTCAGGCGGGCGACGTGCCCAATGTGCCGGTGGTGGAGGTGCGGGTCTGA
- a CDS encoding DUF2163 domain-containing protein, giving the protein MAGVSEAFQTHVAGGLTTLCRCWLVTRSDGVQFGFTDHDCDLRFESAAEGEAGLLFRAGTGLTARSLQQATGLAVDNTEALGALSDAAIREEEIEAGRFDGAEVRCWLVNWADVSVRWLQFRGSFGQIRRAGGAFEAELRGLTEALNQPMGRIYQKPCTAVLGDRACRFDMTTPGYALERAAEEIREGQYFSFASLPGFEPNWFTSGRLTVMSGAAKGLWGWIKQDRQQVGRLGQDANAPDPNVDHRQLTLWEPLRGKVRPGDLLHLAAGCDKRLKTCRLKFNNGVNFQGFPDIPGEDWVMSVPRQSGTNTGGSRR; this is encoded by the coding sequence ATGGCGGGGGTGAGCGAGGCGTTTCAAACTCATGTAGCAGGCGGCCTGACTACGTTGTGTCGCTGTTGGCTGGTCACCCGCAGCGATGGGGTACAGTTCGGCTTTACCGATCATGATTGCGATCTTCGGTTCGAGAGTGCCGCAGAGGGCGAGGCTGGTCTGTTGTTTCGCGCAGGCACTGGCCTGACCGCGCGCAGCCTGCAACAGGCCACCGGGCTGGCGGTAGACAACACCGAGGCGCTTGGCGCGCTGAGCGATGCCGCCATCCGCGAGGAGGAGATCGAGGCCGGGCGCTTTGATGGCGCGGAGGTGCGCTGCTGGCTGGTGAACTGGGCTGATGTCTCGGTCCGCTGGTTGCAGTTTCGCGGCAGTTTCGGCCAGATCCGCCGTGCCGGTGGCGCCTTTGAGGCGGAGCTGCGCGGCCTCACCGAGGCACTCAATCAACCGATGGGGCGGATTTACCAGAAACCCTGCACGGCGGTGCTGGGCGATCGGGCCTGCCGCTTTGATATGACCACACCGGGCTATGCGCTGGAACGGGCCGCAGAGGAGATCCGCGAGGGGCAGTATTTCAGCTTTGCCAGCTTGCCAGGGTTTGAGCCGAACTGGTTCACCTCTGGCCGCCTCACGGTGATGAGCGGGGCGGCCAAGGGCCTGTGGGGCTGGATCAAACAAGATCGCCAGCAGGTCGGGCGGCTGGGACAGGACGCAAACGCGCCGGATCCGAATGTTGACCATCGCCAGCTGACCCTGTGGGAGCCGTTGCGCGGCAAGGTTCGGCCCGGCGATCTGCTGCATCTGGCGGCGGGCTGTGACAAGCGGCTGAAGACCTGCCGGTTGAAGTTCAACAATGGTGTCAACTTTCAGGGCTTTCCCGATATTCCCGGCGAAGATTGGGTGATGAGCGTGCCCCGTCAGAGCGGCACAAATACCGGCGGCAGCCGCAGATGA
- a CDS encoding NlpC/P60 family protein produces the protein MSGATGVSRTELVAAARGWLGTPYVHQAATRGAGCDCLGLIRGLWREIYGQEPEAVPGYTMDWSEPQGEEALWQAALRHLTPRPLTDARVGDVILFRMRRGAVAKHIALQTETGAMPRFIHAYSGHGVIENALSHPWHRRIVARFSFPDVDADEVT, from the coding sequence ATGAGTGGCGCGACGGGGGTATCCCGCACCGAATTGGTCGCGGCAGCACGGGGCTGGCTGGGTACGCCTTATGTGCATCAGGCGGCCACACGCGGAGCGGGGTGTGATTGCCTTGGCCTGATCCGGGGGCTCTGGCGCGAGATCTACGGGCAGGAGCCTGAGGCAGTGCCGGGCTACACGATGGACTGGTCCGAACCTCAAGGTGAGGAGGCATTATGGCAGGCCGCGCTGCGCCATCTCACGCCCAGACCCCTCACCGATGCGCGCGTGGGTGACGTCATCCTGTTTCGGATGCGCCGGGGGGCGGTGGCCAAACATATCGCGCTGCAAACCGAAACCGGCGCCATGCCGCGATTTATCCATGCCTATAGCGGCCACGGGGTGATTGAAAATGCCCTGAGCCACCCGTGGCACCGGCGGATCGTGGCGCGGTTTTCCTTTCCTGATGTTGATGCTGATGAGGTGACGTGA
- a CDS encoding baseplate multidomain protein megatron: protein MATILLSAAGAALGGSVGGAVAGLSSVAIGRALGATVGRAIDSRLLGAGSEPVETGRVERFRLTHASDGQPIAQVYGRMRVGGQVIWASEFRETSTTSGGGKGGGARQPKVTSYSYDVSLAVAVCAGEVASIGRVWADGEEVAPKDLNMTVYRGTMDQLPDPVMEAVEGAGEVPAYRGTAYVVMESLALERFGNRVPQFSFEVLRAEQPTSTTYDQDLAQLVQGVALMPGTGEYALATTPVHYDHGPGQAKPANSHSPSGETDLVTSLTTLGEELPACGAASLIVSWFGDDLRCGDCTIKPKIERQHIEGANMPWSVAGLSRTEAELIARQEDRPIYGGTPTDASVIEAIRALQEQGKRVMFYPFILMDQMAGNDLPDPWSDEVGQAHLPWRGRITLSRAPGQPGSPDGTAMARDEVQQFFGTVTAADFTVADGAVSYSGSLEDWGLRRFILHNAALCAAAGGVEAFCISSEMRGLTQIRDEAGFPAVAELRALTQEVRQILGPDTKIGYAADWSEYWGYQSPEGDRYFHLDPLWADEEIDFIGIDNYMPLSDWREGEDHLDAKAGTPNIYDLSYLRANVEGGEGYDWYYHSPEAEAAQIRTPITDGAYDEPWIWRYKDIRNWWSKPHHDRINGERAALPTAWEPESKPIWFTELGCAAIDKGTNQPNKFLDPKSSESKLPKFSDGQRDDMMQLAYLRALLGYWGEAGNNPVSEVYGKPMLDMSNAYVWAWDARPFPTFPNAVEVWSDGENYLRGHWLNGRVGQRTLASVLEEICAASGVRAIDVSDLPALVRGYAISDVGEARAALQPLLLRHGVDAIERDGVLRFRLRNGRQDATLDLAHLVEGQELDGVIEQTRAPEAELAGRMRLRFVEWGGRHDLRGEEAILPDEATHAVSDNELPMALTRAEGRQVVDRWLSEARMARDTLRLELPPSAMALGAGDVIRLPLAGAVAEPGADSGAQARYRIDRVEQGAAQLIEAVRIEPENYQPAPVPEELPGVTAFAAPVPVLPLFMDLPLISGDEVPHAPHLAVTAQPWPGSVALYAAQSDADYLLEEVLAAASTIAITNTALSAGALGRWERGADLEVDMISGQFQSRDRMAVLNGANLVAIGDGTPGNWELMQFAEAELIAPGRYLLRDRLRGQQGSDARMPVSWPKGSYVVALDGTPQQIALAANQRGLNRHYRIGTARRSYDDPSYLHLEAAFAGEGLRPYAPVHLRQQGALGSGAVGLNWIRRSRIDGDRWDLAEIPLGEDLERYRLRVLRGGEVLREELLDRPVWSYPPAAQVADAVSPGDRVEVAQVSARYGAGAVSALRLV, encoded by the coding sequence ATGGCGACCATTCTTCTTTCTGCGGCGGGGGCAGCACTTGGCGGCTCGGTTGGCGGGGCTGTGGCGGGCCTGTCGTCGGTTGCGATTGGCCGCGCGCTTGGCGCCACGGTTGGCCGCGCGATTGACAGCCGCCTGCTGGGCGCGGGCAGTGAGCCGGTGGAGACCGGTCGGGTGGAACGGTTTCGCCTGACCCATGCCAGTGACGGCCAGCCAATTGCGCAGGTTTATGGCCGGATGCGGGTGGGCGGACAGGTGATCTGGGCGTCAGAGTTCCGCGAAACCTCCACCACCAGTGGCGGCGGCAAAGGCGGCGGTGCGCGCCAGCCCAAGGTGACCAGCTACAGCTATGATGTCTCGCTAGCGGTGGCGGTCTGCGCCGGGGAGGTGGCCTCCATCGGGCGGGTCTGGGCCGATGGTGAGGAGGTGGCGCCGAAGGATCTGAATATGACCGTCTATCGCGGCACCATGGATCAGCTGCCCGACCCGGTGATGGAGGCGGTGGAAGGCGCGGGCGAGGTGCCCGCCTATCGCGGCACCGCTTATGTGGTGATGGAGAGCCTTGCACTGGAACGATTTGGCAACCGGGTGCCGCAGTTTTCTTTTGAGGTGCTGCGGGCGGAGCAACCCACCTCCACCACCTATGATCAGGATCTGGCGCAACTGGTCCAAGGCGTGGCGCTGATGCCGGGAACGGGGGAATACGCGCTGGCGACAACGCCGGTGCATTACGATCATGGGCCGGGACAGGCCAAACCCGCCAATTCGCACAGCCCCTCGGGGGAGACGGATCTGGTGACCTCGCTCACCACATTGGGGGAGGAGCTGCCCGCCTGTGGCGCGGCCTCGCTGATTGTGTCGTGGTTCGGCGATGATCTGCGCTGCGGGGATTGTACCATCAAACCCAAGATCGAACGCCAGCATATCGAGGGGGCAAATATGCCCTGGTCCGTCGCGGGGCTGAGCCGGACCGAGGCGGAGCTGATCGCGCGGCAAGAGGACCGGCCGATCTATGGCGGCACCCCCACCGATGCTTCGGTGATTGAGGCCATTCGCGCACTGCAGGAACAGGGCAAGCGGGTGATGTTCTACCCGTTTATCCTGATGGATCAGATGGCGGGCAATGACCTGCCTGATCCCTGGAGCGATGAGGTCGGTCAGGCGCATCTGCCCTGGCGCGGGCGGATCACCCTGTCGCGGGCACCGGGACAGCCCGGCAGCCCCGATGGCACGGCTATGGCACGGGATGAGGTGCAGCAGTTCTTTGGCACAGTGACGGCGGCGGATTTCACCGTGGCGGACGGTGCTGTCAGCTATAGCGGTTCGCTAGAGGACTGGGGGCTGCGGCGGTTTATTCTGCACAACGCCGCGCTTTGTGCGGCGGCGGGCGGGGTTGAGGCGTTTTGCATCAGCTCTGAGATGCGTGGGCTGACCCAGATCCGCGACGAGGCGGGCTTTCCCGCGGTGGCGGAGCTGCGCGCGCTGACGCAGGAGGTGCGCCAGATCCTTGGGCCAGACACCAAGATCGGCTATGCCGCCGATTGGTCGGAATACTGGGGCTATCAAAGCCCGGAGGGGGATCGCTATTTCCACCTTGATCCGCTGTGGGCGGATGAGGAGATCGACTTTATCGGCATCGACAACTACATGCCGCTGTCCGACTGGCGCGAGGGGGAGGATCATCTGGACGCCAAAGCGGGCACGCCCAATATCTATGACCTCAGCTATCTGCGGGCCAATGTCGAAGGCGGCGAGGGCTATGACTGGTATTACCACTCACCCGAGGCGGAGGCAGCCCAGATCCGCACGCCAATCACCGATGGGGCTTATGATGAGCCGTGGATCTGGCGCTACAAGGATATTCGCAACTGGTGGTCGAAACCGCATCACGACCGGATCAACGGGGAACGTGCCGCACTGCCCACCGCCTGGGAGCCTGAGAGCAAGCCGATCTGGTTCACCGAACTGGGCTGTGCGGCCATCGACAAGGGGACCAATCAGCCCAACAAGTTTCTGGACCCCAAAAGCTCGGAATCAAAGCTGCCGAAATTCTCTGACGGGCAGCGAGATGACATGATGCAACTGGCCTATCTGCGTGCCCTTCTGGGCTATTGGGGGGAGGCGGGGAACAACCCGGTCTCAGAGGTCTATGGCAAGCCGATGCTGGACATGTCCAACGCCTATGTCTGGGCCTGGGATGCGCGGCCCTTTCCAACCTTTCCCAATGCGGTGGAGGTCTGGAGCGACGGCGAGAATTACCTGCGGGGGCATTGGCTGAATGGGCGGGTGGGGCAGCGCACGCTGGCCTCGGTGCTGGAGGAGATCTGTGCGGCCTCAGGTGTGAGGGCGATTGATGTGAGTGACCTGCCTGCGCTGGTGCGGGGCTATGCAATCAGCGATGTCGGCGAGGCCCGCGCCGCCCTGCAACCGCTGCTGTTGCGCCATGGTGTCGATGCCATCGAACGCGACGGGGTGTTGCGGTTCCGCCTGCGCAACGGCCGACAGGATGCCACGCTGGATCTGGCGCATCTGGTCGAAGGTCAGGAGCTGGACGGGGTCATCGAACAGACCCGCGCTCCAGAGGCGGAGCTGGCTGGCCGTATGCGGTTGCGCTTTGTCGAATGGGGCGGGCGCCATGATCTGCGCGGCGAGGAGGCGATCCTGCCCGATGAGGCCACCCATGCCGTGAGCGACAACGAACTGCCAATGGCCCTCACCCGCGCCGAAGGGCGGCAGGTGGTGGACCGCTGGCTGAGCGAGGCGCGCATGGCCCGCGATACCCTGCGGCTGGAACTGCCGCCCTCCGCCATGGCGCTGGGCGCGGGGGATGTGATCCGCCTGCCGCTTGCGGGGGCGGTTGCCGAACCCGGCGCGGACAGTGGTGCGCAGGCGCGTTACCGGATTGACCGGGTCGAACAGGGCGCGGCGCAGCTGATCGAGGCGGTGCGGATCGAGCCGGAGAACTACCAGCCCGCGCCGGTGCCGGAGGAATTGCCCGGTGTTACCGCTTTTGCAGCGCCAGTGCCGGTGCTGCCGCTGTTCATGGACTTGCCGCTGATCAGCGGCGATGAGGTGCCCCATGCGCCGCATCTGGCCGTCACGGCGCAGCCCTGGCCGGGGTCTGTGGCGCTTTACGCTGCGCAAAGCGATGCCGACTACCTGCTGGAGGAGGTTCTGGCCGCGGCCTCTACCATTGCCATCACCAATACCGCACTGTCTGCGGGCGCGCTGGGCCGTTGGGAGCGGGGGGCAGATCTGGAGGTCGATATGATCTCCGGCCAGTTCCAGAGCCGCGACCGGATGGCGGTGCTGAATGGCGCCAATCTGGTGGCGATCGGGGATGGCACCCCCGGCAATTGGGAACTGATGCAATTTGCCGAGGCGGAGCTGATTGCGCCGGGGCGCTACCTGCTGCGCGACCGGCTGCGCGGTCAGCAGGGCAGCGATGCGCGGATGCCGGTGTCCTGGCCCAAAGGGTCCTATGTGGTGGCGCTGGATGGCACACCACAGCAGATTGCGCTGGCCGCCAACCAACGGGGGCTGAACCGCCATTACCGCATTGGCACCGCCCGGCGGTCCTATGATGACCCGAGTTATCTGCATCTGGAGGCAGCCTTCGCGGGTGAGGGGCTGAGGCCTTATGCGCCGGTACATCTGCGCCAGCAAGGCGCGCTGGGCTCTGGTGCGGTCGGGCTGAACTGGATCCGCCGCAGCCGCATTGATGGTGATCGCTGGGATCTGGCGGAGATCCCCTTGGGCGAGGATCTGGAGCGCTACCGCCTGCGGGTGCTGCGCGGCGGTGAGGTGCTGCGCGAGGAGCTGCTGGACCGTCCGGTCTGGAGCTATCCGCCAGCGGCGCAGGTGGCGGATGCAGTTTCACCCGGCGACCGGGTTGAGGTGGCGCAGGTCTCGGCCCGCTACGGTGCCGGGGCGGTTTCTGCCCTGCGGCTGGTCTGA